The Candidatus Poribacteria bacterium genome contains the following window.
CGGCAACGGCGGCGTAGCGCTTTCCCGCCAGCAGGAGTCGGATCCACTCGCGGCGAGCGACCCCGAAGCGGTCGATGGCGTCGGTGTTCCATATCTCCCAGCCGTCGAACGGATGGCTCAGGTCCTTGTCGGACCACTCGCCACGGTTCAGGAAGACGGATTCCATCGCCGAATGCGACACGAACGGATGCGCTGGGAATGCGAGACCCCCATGCAGCCGAGCTATCGCCAGCACCTCGGCGATGCTCATGTCTGGCGCGTTCTGCCACCATCGCCCCTCTTTCGCGCCGTCGCCCCTGCCGGGGATGAACTCAGGGACGCCGTAGACCAGCAGGTGCACGTTGTGTCCGGCGGCGGTCCCGCAGGAGACCTCCTCGCCGCGAATCAGCGTGACGCCCTCATCGATGGTATTCGCCGCCTTGATCTCGCCCCCGAGCAGCTTCCACCGCGTGCTGTCCGGGTCGCGCCCGAACCACTTACCGACGGGAACCGAGAGGTCGAACGAATGGTCGGTGACGAAGACCCAGCGGAGCCCGACGGATCGAGCCATCCGAGCCAGCATGTCGGGCGACGCGCCGAACTCCACCTGGTCGCTCGTCTGCCACGAATGGCAGTGCGTCTCTGCATACGACCAGCCCTCGCCAATCGGTAGGTCGTCGTCGGATACGTAGACGCGGAGCGGATCGTTCGTGAACCCGTCGTGGCTGGAGACGCCTACCACACGACCGTTGCTCCCTGTGGTGACGAAAACGGTCGGAGCCACCTGCACCCACCCACGGGCATCGCGCGGGATCGCCACTTCGTAGATGGTGTACCAATAGGGATCGCGAACGTCCAGCGGGTAGTCCGCGTCGCCGCCTAGGGCGATCTTCGTCTCGCCGCCGTCCCAGGTCAGCGTCACCTGCGGGACAGCGAGGATTGTGGGGAACCGATGGGCATCCTTGACGATGAGCGCCAACGGGAGCGTATCGCCCGCGCGTATGCGCCACGGGCAGTCCCAGTAGACCTCGGCGCAGGGGCGATAGACGCGGCTCATCCCCGCCATGAAGCGGTAGTGCGTCTCCGCGTACCCGCGTGCGGCGCGAGGAGCGGCAAAGCAGATGGCGATCAGCGCACACACCCACAGAGACAGGATCACCGACGTCTCCCGTACACTTGCCCCTTCCACTCGATTCTCGGGCGGAAGAGCGAGCCGACGCCTATGAACGCGCTGTATGCCACGAAATAGACGACAAACGCCGGGAACACCCGGAGCATGTCGCGGCGACCGATTGTCGATGTCGCCTGCCACGCAACGCTGAAATCCGCGACGATCTTGGTTGCCAGCGCGGTTGCCAGCGGCAGCCGCAAAGCCGGAACCCAGATCAGAGCCGGGGTTGCCGCGAGAACCAGATGCACCGCCAACATCAGGTAGAGTATCCGAACACCGGCGGAGCCCGTGTCCATGCCGCCCAGCAGCCAACGCGCGCGCTGGCGGTAGAGTTGCCGGACCGTCGCCACGGGAGCCGTCACGACGACCGCCGATGGCACGTTCGCCGCCGCGATCCGCCACTCGTGGTGGCGATCCACGGCGCGAATCAGCGCGGCGTCCTCGGTAAGGGCGTAGCCCATATCCTCATAGCCGCCGACGGCATCGAGCGCCTTGCGACGGACCGCCATGTTGTTCCCGATGCAACTCGCCGGCTTGCCGATGCCTGCCGCGCCGACCGCTAGGTTCAGCAGATACGCGAGGTCGAGGCTCTGCAGCGCGTGGAAGAGCGAAACGCGCGCTCCCTTCCTGTGGCATACCGGCACGCCGATCACCAACCCGACGTCGTCCGCGAACTCCTCGGCGAAGCGCCGGACCCACGTTTCCGGCGCGATGCAGTCCGCATCGGTGTTCAGAATCACGTCGCCCTCGCAGTACCGAAGCCCGGTCCTCAGCGCGTTCTGCTTGCCGGAGATGCCGACCGGGTCGTCGCTGATGTGGACGACCGTCAGCAGATTCGATGTCGTCGCGATCTCCTCGAGGATCGAGCCGGTGCGGTCGTTGGATCGATCATTGACGACGACCACCCGATACCGGTCCGCCGGATAGTCCTGGTTCAGCAACGACGCCACGCATTGCCGGATGCCCGGCTCCTCGTTGCGTGCGGCGACCAGAACTGAGACCGTCGGCGTGTTTCCCGGCGATGCCTTCCGGCAATACCGCCCCAGTCTGCGAACCCCGATCAGAACGACGGCCATGCACGCCGCGTAGATCGCCGACAGCGCATAGATGCCACCGATGGCGACGACCAACACCCCTACCTCGCGCTATGGATAGACGAGCCCGAAGCGACGACGATAGTATGCGCGCGTCCCGATGACCAGACCCGCCAACGCGACGGCGTACACGGGCACCGCAACCGACGCGATGACGGAGAGGACCAGGATGACAGCCTGCGTTGTCCGCGTCAGGCTCGGGTCGGAGCCGCCGGCAAACAACCGGATCGTCGTCCGCCCGAAGAGGAACATCGACGGCACGATCGCCCAGAGCGCGACGTAGTTTCGCACGCCGATGGACGATGCGCAACCGACTAGCAGGCAGATGCAGCCCGCGATGGCTGTCTTCACGGGGCCCAGAGCCACGCCGAACGTCCGATCTCCTGCCCTCGCATCGCCCGGAATGTCGGGAATCGTCGTCAGCGCGAAGGTCGCGCCCACACTCCACGCATAGGGTAACCCTACGAGCCACATGGAACGCAGCGAAATGCCCGAGCTCGCCCAACCGACGCCGAACGCCACCACGCCATAGCCCACGCTGTTGGCGAGCCAGTCCCAGCCGGCTCGAGCCTTGAGGCGCAGCGGCGGCAGCGAGTAGGCGAACCCCATCGCCGCAGAACCGACGACCAACGCAAACAACGTGGCACTACCGCCTTGGATGGAGCGCCACGCCGAAAGACACAGACCTGCGACGGTGAGAGTCGTTGCCTCGCCGATGGCAAATCGGCTCGACAGGATGCCGTCGCCGATCAGGAACAGCTTCCGGTTCGCCGCGTCCGACTCAGCGTCGGCGAGCTGGTTCACGATATGGACTGCCGCCATCACCAACGTCTGAGCCACCGCGTACCAGATGAGTTCGACCGGGGGAACCCACCAGGTTCGCCATCTGCCGTCCGAGCTCGCCGCGTGTGCGGCTCCCAAGATATGGAGCGTCCACAGCGGGATCATCAGCGTCGGGCGCGTGAGGGCGACGGCATCGGCAACGCGCGTCCACCGGTCGCCTCCGGTGCGCGGCGCGACGTCATCCATGGAAGACCCAGTTCGCGTACGCGCAGCGGTTGATCCAGACGTTTTTCGCACACTCGCGCCTCAGGGCGCGGTCGCCGCGCAGCCCGAGTTTGCCGCTGAGCGACCGGAGCGTGTCGATGGCATAGACGGCAGACCGGGGCAGGGCCCAGCGGTTCTCGCGGCGGAACGGTCGCCTCGGATCCATCGTGAACGCCAGGTCGTAGCCGCACTGACGAGCGAGGTCGGCTAGCCGCTCGTTCCAATCCCCGTATGGGTAGGCGAGGGCTCGAACGGCAACACCGACCCGATCCTCGATGCGCGCCTTTGACGATGCGAGCTCGTCGCGCGCCCGATCAGGAGCCAGCCGCGAGAGGAACGGATGCGTGCGGGTGTGCGCGCCGATATCCATGCCCTCGGCGGAGAGCTCGCGGAGCATCTGCCACGTCAGGTGGCGTCGGCGAGGAATTGTCGTGTCCCACGTGCTGCGACGCCCGACGTAGTCGGCTATCGGGAACACGGTTCCGCCCAAATTCGCCCGGCGCATGTCGGCGAAGACGCCGTTGGCGAGGCACTCGTACCCGTCGTCGAACGTCAGGTGGATTCGGCGTCGAGTGTCCGGTGAGTTCTGCTCTAGAATCCGCGCCATCTCGTCGAGACGGACACCCACGAACCCGCTGGCGGTCAGCAACTCGAGGTGACGCCAGAACTGGCGGAACCGGACCGTGGTGATGCCTAGCTCAAAGGTATCGCCGACGTTGTGGTATGCGAGGACCCGAACCGGCGAGTTCATTCCGGGTCGAGGTCGTCGGCTTCGACCGTTCCCTCCAGAGCCTCGATCCGGGCGCGGAGGGCTTCGATCTCGCGGACGAGCTGCGGCACGCGGCGTAGATAAGCCTGATGCTTGAGGTCCTGCTTGTGATCTTCGGCGGGGAAGCCGGAGTGGAAGGAGTTGGGCGGTATGTCCTTGGTCACTCCAGCCTTGGCGGCGACGGTCGAGTTCTCCCCGATGCTCAGATGACCGGCTGTGCCCGCCTGCCCGGCAACCGTCACGTTCCTGCCGAGGATCGTGCTCCCGGCGAGTCCCACCTGCGCGACGATGAGGCAGTTCTCGCCGATGACGACGTTGTGCGCCACCTGCACCAGGTTGTCGATCTTGGTTCCCTTGCCGATGACCGTCGCTCCGTTGGTCATCGTCGCGCGGTCAATCGTCGTGCACGCCCCGATCTCGACATCGTCCTCGATGATGACCGTGCCGATCTGCGGAATCTTGTGATGCCAGTCGCTCACCTTGGCGAAACCGAACCCGTCGCTCCCGACGACGGCGCCGGAGTGGATGATGACGCGGTTCCCGATGGACACTTCCTCGCGGATCGTCACGTTCGGGTAGACCAGGCATCCGCTGCCGATGCGGGAGTCGTCGCCGACGTAGACGAACGGACCGATCGTCGTATCGTCGCCGATCTCGACATTGTCCCCGATCACGACGTAGGGCTGGATGGAGACGTTCTCGCCGATTCGCACGTTGCTGCCCACGATCGCCGTCGAATCGATCCCGATCTGCGTCCGGCGCTTTCGGAATGCGAAGATCTCCAGAACGCGCACGAACGCCAGATACGGCGCGGGAACGCGCAGGATCGCCGCGACGGTCGGACTGTGGGATAGGTCGATGTCGGCTCCCACGATGATGGCAGACGCCTGCGTCTTGGCGATCTCCGCGATGTACTTCGAGTTCGCGACGAACGTGATCTCGCCGGCTTTCGCCTCGCGGATGCCGGAAACGCCGTGGATCTTGGTCGACCCATCGCCGATCAGCGTGGCGTCGATCAGCTCTGCAATCTCGCTCAGCATCTTGACCGGTGCGACAGGGTCCATCGGATGTGGAGTCTCTACTTCGCCGGCGATGTGTCGTGATTGGGCAACAGTGCGAGAAACGTCACCGGCTGCCGGTTGCCGGCGTGCCCTGCGTCGCGTCCGTGGATGACTTCGCGCTAGCCGCCGCGCGGTCGTTGAGCAACTTCACGAGCGCCTCCGTAACGTCCATATCGGGCTCGTGATAGAGCGCGATAAGCTGCTTCTCGATGACGAGACTGTAGCCGTTCTCCTTGCCGAACGACTGGATCGTCGTGCGGATTTCTTCGAGAATGGGCTGAGCCAACTCATCCTGCTTCTCGCGGAGCGCGTCCTCTCCCGTGGTCACGAACTGCCTCAGCTCGGACCGCTTCTGTGCGATGTCGCGCTCCATCTGCTGAATCTTGCTGGCGTCGTCGATGAAAAGCCGCTGCTTGGTGAGCTGCTCCTCCATGCGGGCGATCTCCGCATTCATCGACTTTCCTTGATCCTCCAGACGCTTGACGGCATCTTCGAGCGTCTTATTCGCCGTCTGTGTCCTCGTATACTGGTCAAACACACGCTGCGTGTCAAC
Protein-coding sequences here:
- the lpxD gene encoding UDP-3-O-(3-hydroxymyristoyl)glucosamine N-acyltransferase gives rise to the protein MDPVAPVKMLSEIAELIDATLIGDGSTKIHGVSGIREAKAGEITFVANSKYIAEIAKTQASAIIVGADIDLSHSPTVAAILRVPAPYLAFVRVLEIFAFRKRRTQIGIDSTAIVGSNVRIGENVSIQPYVVIGDNVEIGDDTTIGPFVYVGDDSRIGSGCLVYPNVTIREEVSIGNRVIIHSGAVVGSDGFGFAKVSDWHHKIPQIGTVIIEDDVEIGACTTIDRATMTNGATVIGKGTKIDNLVQVAHNVVIGENCLIVAQVGLAGSTILGRNVTVAGQAGTAGHLSIGENSTVAAKAGVTKDIPPNSFHSGFPAEDHKQDLKHQAYLRRVPQLVREIEALRARIEALEGTVEADDLDPE
- a CDS encoding glycosyltransferase, yielding MVVAIGGIYALSAIYAACMAVVLIGVRRLGRYCRKASPGNTPTVSVLVAARNEEPGIRQCVASLLNQDYPADRYRVVVVNDRSNDRTGSILEEIATTSNLLTVVHISDDPVGISGKQNALRTGLRYCEGDVILNTDADCIAPETWVRRFAEEFADDVGLVIGVPVCHRKGARVSLFHALQSLDLAYLLNLAVGAAGIGKPASCIGNNMAVRRKALDAVGGYEDMGYALTEDAALIRAVDRHHEWRIAAANVPSAVVVTAPVATVRQLYRQRARWLLGGMDTGSAGVRILYLMLAVHLVLAATPALIWVPALRLPLATALATKIVADFSVAWQATSTIGRRDMLRVFPAFVVYFVAYSAFIGVGSLFRPRIEWKGQVYGRRR
- a CDS encoding polysaccharide deacetylase family protein; the encoded protein is MNSPVRVLAYHNVGDTFELGITTVRFRQFWRHLELLTASGFVGVRLDEMARILEQNSPDTRRRIHLTFDDGYECLANGVFADMRRANLGGTVFPIADYVGRRSTWDTTIPRRRHLTWQMLRELSAEGMDIGAHTRTHPFLSRLAPDRARDELASSKARIEDRVGVAVRALAYPYGDWNERLADLARQCGYDLAFTMDPRRPFRRENRWALPRSAVYAIDTLRSLSGKLGLRGDRALRRECAKNVWINRCAYANWVFHG
- a CDS encoding OmpH family outer membrane protein translates to MTDGSVSVSTMKARTRVLFALGVALGVPALFLAARGILQAQAAQESGKPMRVAVVDTQRVFDQYTRTQTANKTLEDAVKRLEDQGKSMNAEIARMEEQLTKQRLFIDDASKIQQMERDIAQKRSELRQFVTTGEDALREKQDELAQPILEEIRTTIQSFGKENGYSLVIEKQLIALYHEPDMDVTEALVKLLNDRAAASAKSSTDATQGTPATGSR